One window of Solwaraspora sp. WMMA2056 genomic DNA carries:
- a CDS encoding siderophore-interacting protein, which yields MSFKDAKKHTTLCVVDVVGTKRISPNIIRVTVGGEQLQRLPDHGFDHWFRLFLPQESGETNFDVPHRADTIGYLKYLRMPAATRPHLRNYTVRAFRPADRELDIDFVVHGDEGVATRWVQRTAPGDTVALLDQGRGYDYPADTTYHLLAGDETALPAIAGILRDLPRDAVGLAVIEIPDPADAQPVDAPTGFEVRWLHREPGTRPGSVALAAVTAWTTDTPATVSAYLAGEQALPTTGRRHLVDIGVPKRRITFTGYWRIGTAH from the coding sequence ATGAGCTTCAAGGATGCCAAGAAGCACACCACGCTGTGTGTCGTCGACGTCGTCGGCACCAAACGGATCAGCCCGAACATCATCCGGGTGACCGTCGGCGGCGAACAACTGCAGCGACTACCGGACCACGGCTTCGACCACTGGTTCCGGCTGTTCCTGCCGCAGGAGAGCGGGGAGACCAACTTCGACGTACCGCACCGGGCCGACACGATCGGCTACCTGAAGTACCTGAGGATGCCGGCAGCGACCCGGCCACACCTGCGCAACTACACCGTACGGGCGTTCCGCCCCGCCGACCGCGAACTCGACATCGACTTCGTCGTGCACGGCGACGAGGGGGTGGCCACCCGCTGGGTGCAGCGGACCGCACCCGGCGACACCGTCGCCCTGCTCGACCAGGGCCGCGGCTACGACTACCCGGCGGACACCACGTACCACCTGCTGGCCGGCGACGAGACGGCGCTGCCGGCGATCGCCGGCATCCTGCGCGACCTGCCGCGCGACGCCGTGGGCCTGGCCGTGATCGAGATCCCCGACCCGGCCGACGCCCAACCGGTCGACGCCCCCACCGGCTTCGAGGTGCGCTGGCTGCACCGGGAACCCGGCACCCGCCCCGGCTCCGTCGCGCTCGCCGCCGTCACGGCCTGGACCACCGACACCCCGGCGACCGTCTCCGCCTACCTGGCCGGGGAGCAGGCTCTGCCGACCACCGGGCGGCGTCACCTCGTCGACATCGGAGTTCCGAAGCGACGGATCACCTTCACCGGCTACTGGCGGATCGGCACCGCCCACTGA
- a CDS encoding rhodanese-like domain-containing protein, with amino-acid sequence MSKVLAVAPASPAAAATHFAAQLAYQTDVSDVHADLAAGVSDLVVVDARGIDAWRHGRLPGALHLPHQEIATRAADVVPVGAVVVTYCWGPGCNGATRAAHRFATLGYQVKEMIGGYEYWVREGFEVVGDAGPRRARVDELTAVATSCDC; translated from the coding sequence ATGTCGAAGGTTCTCGCCGTGGCACCGGCGTCGCCGGCCGCCGCAGCCACCCATTTCGCCGCCCAACTGGCCTACCAGACCGACGTCAGCGACGTGCACGCCGACCTGGCCGCAGGCGTGTCCGACCTGGTCGTCGTCGATGCCCGGGGCATCGACGCGTGGCGGCACGGCCGGCTGCCGGGTGCGCTGCACCTGCCGCACCAGGAGATCGCCACCCGGGCCGCCGACGTGGTGCCCGTCGGTGCCGTCGTCGTCACCTACTGTTGGGGGCCGGGTTGCAACGGCGCCACCCGGGCCGCCCACCGGTTCGCCACGCTCGGCTACCAGGTCAAGGAGATGATCGGCGGATACGAGTACTGGGTCCGGGAGGGGTTCGAGGTGGTCGGCGACGCGGGGCCACGTCGTGCCCGGGTCGACGAACTGACGGCGGTCGCCACCAGCTGCGACTGCTGA
- a CDS encoding amidase yields the protein MTDVQQPLDRLLDRRAFLARTAALAAATTVGTVAFPGLAGIASAAPSPVSGPAVKFNPELDKGAAYNKPRESVMSDPTEWTLSEAAWMIRHNKIVPVELVQAYLDRIAAYESTYLAFNLVNADAALKAARQWANRPYRGPLHGIPLAIKDNYFTEGVLTTASSYLFQDFVPPYDATSVAKLVVQGGIVLGKTQMGPLATSRATLPNGQITTVNAWTPTNPSTNPGGSSTGTATAVAGRMATSGIGTQTGGSITAPSNAQNLTGIKPTMGRVSLAGIIPLTYSRDHPGPLARDAKDAAIMLMAMAGPDPADPRSQGLPPVPNLINAATPRYDGGNLRMRWKTRIGVLPGYADGTSETALARRAFLAAMAEIPECELVEVPFPDEWDLLTGGAFNNVRLPERSEPFMPYLRDDLRGFGVSVTSWLQGCLLDANGYVTGQRAKLLLLERILDQIFGTCDVVVQTSPVPFDIVGLPEIAFPIGFTGGGVPIGTILGGLPYAEDRLLSVAAAYQAVTDWHWRRPPEPPASAPATAARSAAATAARGRLTAEEVADLTQ from the coding sequence ATGACAGACGTACAGCAGCCGCTGGACCGGTTGCTCGACCGCCGGGCGTTCCTGGCCCGTACGGCAGCACTGGCCGCCGCCACCACCGTCGGCACCGTGGCGTTTCCCGGCCTGGCAGGCATCGCCTCGGCCGCACCGAGCCCGGTCAGCGGCCCGGCGGTCAAGTTCAACCCCGAGCTGGACAAGGGTGCCGCGTACAACAAGCCGCGCGAGTCGGTCATGTCCGACCCGACCGAGTGGACGTTGTCCGAGGCCGCCTGGATGATCCGGCACAACAAGATCGTCCCGGTGGAGCTGGTGCAGGCGTACCTGGACCGGATCGCCGCGTACGAGTCGACGTACCTGGCGTTCAATCTGGTCAACGCCGACGCGGCGCTCAAGGCTGCCCGGCAGTGGGCCAACCGCCCGTACCGGGGCCCGCTGCACGGCATCCCGCTGGCCATCAAGGACAACTACTTCACCGAAGGTGTGCTGACGACCGCCAGCTCCTACCTGTTCCAGGACTTCGTGCCGCCGTACGACGCCACGTCGGTGGCGAAGCTCGTCGTGCAGGGCGGCATCGTGCTCGGCAAGACCCAGATGGGGCCGCTGGCCACCAGCCGGGCCACGCTGCCGAACGGCCAGATCACCACGGTCAACGCTTGGACGCCGACGAACCCGTCGACCAACCCGGGCGGCTCCTCGACCGGCACCGCGACCGCCGTCGCCGGCCGGATGGCCACCTCCGGCATCGGCACCCAGACCGGCGGTTCGATCACCGCGCCGTCCAACGCACAGAACCTCACCGGCATCAAACCCACGATGGGCCGGGTGTCGCTGGCCGGGATCATTCCGCTGACCTACAGCCGTGACCATCCCGGACCGCTGGCCCGCGACGCCAAGGACGCCGCCATCATGCTGATGGCGATGGCCGGACCCGATCCGGCCGACCCGCGCAGCCAGGGCCTGCCACCGGTGCCGAACCTGATCAACGCGGCCACCCCGCGCTACGACGGCGGCAACCTGCGGATGCGGTGGAAGACGCGGATCGGCGTACTGCCCGGCTACGCGGACGGCACGTCCGAGACCGCGCTCGCCCGCCGGGCGTTCCTCGCCGCCATGGCGGAGATCCCCGAGTGCGAGTTGGTCGAGGTGCCGTTCCCTGACGAGTGGGACCTGCTCACCGGCGGCGCGTTCAACAACGTCCGACTGCCCGAGCGTAGTGAGCCGTTCATGCCCTACCTACGCGACGATCTGCGCGGATTCGGCGTGTCGGTGACCAGTTGGCTGCAGGGCTGCCTGCTCGACGCCAACGGCTACGTCACCGGTCAGCGGGCCAAGCTGCTGCTGCTGGAGCGGATCCTGGACCAGATCTTCGGCACCTGCGACGTGGTGGTGCAGACCAGTCCGGTGCCGTTCGACATCGTCGGACTGCCGGAGATCGCGTTCCCGATCGGGTTCACCGGCGGCGGGGTGCCGATCGGCACCATCCTCGGTGGACTGCCCTACGCCGAGGACCGGCTGCTGTCGGTCGCCGCCGCGTACCAGGCGGTCACCGACTGGCACTGGCGGCGGCCGCCGGAGCCTCCGGCGAGCGCACCCGCCACGGCCGCCCGTTCGGCGGCGGCCACCGCCGCCCGGGGCCGGCTCACCGCCGAGGAGGTCGCCGACCTCACCCAGTGA
- a CDS encoding RNA polymerase sigma factor — translation MRDSPAPADDIVGALYAGCYRRLVVQLYAVTGDLGEAQEVVQEAFVRALMFPQRFTTLDNPEAWLRRVAVNLARSRHRRRRILARLLPRLAAPVEAERLIADTSTAHVALMRALRELPDGQRHAIALHYLADLPVAEVAEALGVTEGTVKSRLSRGRVALAALLDGPPAAPPPLTPRRPDRSSHA, via the coding sequence ATGCGAGACTCCCCGGCGCCCGCCGACGACATCGTCGGCGCGCTGTACGCCGGCTGCTACCGGCGGCTCGTCGTCCAGCTGTACGCGGTCACCGGTGACCTCGGCGAGGCGCAGGAGGTCGTGCAGGAGGCGTTCGTGCGGGCGCTGATGTTCCCGCAGCGGTTCACCACACTCGACAACCCGGAGGCGTGGCTGCGCCGGGTGGCGGTGAACCTCGCCCGCAGCCGGCACCGGCGGCGCCGCATCCTGGCCCGGCTGCTGCCCCGGCTCGCGGCACCGGTCGAGGCCGAACGGCTCATCGCCGACACCTCCACCGCGCACGTCGCCCTGATGCGGGCGCTGCGAGAGCTGCCGGACGGGCAGCGGCACGCGATCGCCCTGCACTACCTGGCCGACCTGCCGGTCGCCGAGGTGGCCGAAGCACTCGGGGTGACCGAGGGCACCGTGAAGTCCCGGTTGTCGCGGGGCCGGGTCGCCCTGGCGGCGCTGCTCGACGGGCCCCCAGCAGCGCCGCCGCCCCTGACACCGCGTCGTCCGGATCGGAGTAGCCATGCCTGA
- a CDS encoding adenosine deaminase: MTVVSLAEIVRAPKALLHDHLDGGLRPESVVELADEVGHVLPVSDPVELGRWFVSAADSGSLERYLETFAHTVAVMQTESALFRVASECAVDLAADGVVYAEVRFAPEQHLSRGLGLGQVVEAVVAGFADGCARAAASGRVVRVGTLLTAMRHAARSQEIAELAVRYRDAGVVGFDIAGAEAGFPPTRHLDAFEYLQRENFHFTIHAGEAFGLPSIWQAIQWCGADRLGHGVRIVDDVEVGAGGAVRLGRLAAYVRDKRIPLELCPSSNVQTGAVGSIGEHPIGLLRDLRFRVTVNTDNRLMSGTSMSREMWLLVEAFGWGWSELRWLTVNAMKSAFIPFDERLAIIDDVIKPAYAKLIAEPLAEAEAHHVG; this comes from the coding sequence ATGACGGTTGTTTCGTTGGCGGAGATCGTTCGGGCGCCGAAGGCGTTGTTGCATGACCATCTGGATGGGGGGTTGCGTCCGGAGTCGGTGGTGGAGTTGGCCGATGAGGTGGGTCATGTGTTGCCGGTGTCGGATCCGGTGGAGTTGGGTCGGTGGTTCGTGTCGGCGGCGGATTCGGGGTCGTTGGAGCGGTATCTGGAGACGTTCGCGCACACGGTGGCGGTGATGCAGACGGAGTCGGCGTTGTTCCGGGTGGCGTCGGAGTGTGCGGTGGATCTGGCGGCGGACGGGGTGGTGTACGCGGAGGTGCGGTTCGCGCCGGAGCAGCATCTGTCGCGGGGGTTGGGTTTGGGTCAGGTGGTGGAGGCGGTGGTGGCGGGGTTCGCGGACGGGTGTGCGCGGGCGGCGGCGTCGGGTCGGGTGGTGCGGGTGGGGACGTTGTTGACGGCGATGCGGCATGCGGCGCGGTCGCAGGAGATCGCGGAGTTGGCGGTGCGGTACCGGGATGCGGGGGTGGTGGGGTTCGACATCGCGGGGGCGGAGGCGGGGTTTCCGCCGACGCGTCATCTGGATGCGTTCGAGTATCTGCAGCGGGAGAATTTTCATTTCACTATTCATGCGGGTGAGGCTTTTGGGTTGCCGTCGATCTGGCAGGCGATTCAGTGGTGTGGGGCGGATCGGTTGGGGCATGGGGTGCGGATTGTGGATGATGTGGAGGTGGGTGCTGGTGGTGCGGTGAGGTTGGGGCGGTTGGCGGCGTATGTGCGGGACAAGCGGATTCCGTTGGAGTTGTGTCCGTCGTCGAATGTGCAGACGGGGGCGGTGGGGTCTATTGGTGAGCATCCGATCGGGTTGTTGCGTGATCTGCGGTTCCGGGTGACGGTGAATACGGACAACCGGTTGATGAGTGGGACGTCGATGTCGCGGGAGATGTGGTTGTTGGTGGAGGCGTTCGGGTGGGGGTGGTCGGAGTTGCGGTGGTTGACGGTCAACGCGATGAAGAGTGCGTTCATCCCGTTCGACGAGCGGTTGGCGATCATCGACGATGTGATCAAACCGGCGTACGCGAAGCTGATCGCCGAGCCGCTGGCGGAGGCGGAGGCCCACCATGTCGGTTGA
- a CDS encoding molybdopterin cofactor-binding domain-containing protein has product MSIVVNGVTADGQPAPGQCLRTFLRDQGWYGVKKGCDAGDCGACTVHVDGQPVHSCIYPAVRAAGRRVTTVEGLADGDQLHPVQQRFLDAQGFQCGFCTAGFLMTVAALDDDQRADLPRALKGNLCRCTGYRAIRDAVAGVCHVACDSAAGQAGAVGGNVPAPAGRQIVTGTARFTFDVTVPGLTHAVLVRADVPHARITGFDLDAAMRVPGVLAVLTHRDCPDKLYSTAQHEHPHEDPADTRLLDDVVRFVGQRVAVVVAETEAAARTAAALVHVRYAPLPAVFDPVVAMAPDAPVLHDKDAAATGIARPADNVAGEVHGAVGDVDRAIAEADAVYTATFRTQRVQHAHLETHGAIAWPEPDGGITVRSSTQTPYLTRRALARLFDLPTEQVRVVAGRVGGGFGGKQEMLVEDVVALAALRTGRPVKLEFTRTEQFTAATTRHPFEVRVSVAGRRDGTLTAIRLRVVADTGAYGNHGPAVLAHGCSESVAVYRCPNKQVDGWSVYTNTVPAGAFRGYGLGQVSFAVESAVDELARRLGHDPVAFRAANVIGPHDPLVTPVGHDDTVQVHSYGLDQCLELIDRARRTDAGAAAAEGWQVGEDLPAGDGWQVGEGMAVAMIATGPPGGHHGRARITVGADGGYHLDIGMAEFGNGSTTVHRQLVAEALATTVDRIRIRQSDTALVGHDTGAFASTGTVVAGAAAQRAAQALRHRLIAAAARATGTDPADCRLDGTTVWCADRPVGLDELARRAAADGELLAADGHTDGMRRSVAFNVHWFRIAVDPDSGAIRILRSVHSADAGTVINPMQCRGQIEGGVAQALGAALAEAVTIDDAGRVGTPDLRSYHLPTMADVPLTQVHFARTSDPLGPAGAKSMSESPFNPVAAALANALRDATGVRFTELPFTRDRVWHTLHHGHSADQ; this is encoded by the coding sequence ATGAGCATCGTGGTCAACGGGGTCACCGCCGACGGGCAACCCGCACCTGGTCAGTGCCTGCGCACGTTCCTGCGGGACCAGGGCTGGTACGGGGTGAAGAAGGGCTGCGACGCGGGCGACTGTGGCGCCTGCACCGTCCACGTCGACGGGCAGCCGGTGCACAGCTGCATCTACCCCGCTGTGCGGGCGGCCGGTCGGCGCGTCACCACGGTCGAAGGGCTCGCCGACGGCGACCAGCTGCACCCCGTACAGCAGCGGTTCCTCGACGCGCAGGGCTTCCAGTGCGGGTTCTGCACCGCCGGGTTCCTGATGACGGTCGCCGCGCTCGACGACGACCAGCGCGCCGACCTGCCCCGGGCGTTGAAGGGCAACCTGTGCCGGTGCACCGGCTACCGGGCGATCCGCGACGCCGTCGCCGGCGTGTGCCACGTGGCCTGCGACAGCGCGGCCGGACAGGCGGGCGCGGTCGGCGGCAACGTGCCGGCACCGGCCGGGCGGCAGATCGTCACCGGCACCGCCCGGTTCACCTTCGACGTGACGGTCCCCGGCCTGACGCACGCCGTCCTGGTCCGCGCGGACGTACCGCACGCCCGGATCACCGGGTTCGACCTCGACGCGGCGATGCGGGTGCCGGGAGTGCTCGCCGTCCTGACCCACCGCGACTGCCCGGACAAGCTGTACTCGACCGCCCAGCACGAACACCCGCACGAGGATCCGGCCGACACCCGGCTGCTCGACGACGTGGTCCGCTTCGTCGGTCAGCGGGTCGCGGTGGTGGTGGCCGAGACGGAGGCGGCCGCGCGGACCGCCGCCGCCCTGGTCCACGTGCGGTACGCACCGCTGCCGGCGGTGTTCGACCCGGTCGTGGCGATGGCACCGGACGCGCCGGTGCTGCACGACAAGGACGCCGCCGCCACCGGTATCGCCCGGCCGGCGGACAACGTCGCCGGTGAGGTGCACGGCGCGGTCGGCGACGTGGACCGGGCGATCGCCGAGGCGGACGCCGTCTACACCGCGACGTTCCGGACCCAGCGGGTGCAGCACGCGCATCTGGAGACCCACGGCGCCATCGCCTGGCCGGAGCCCGACGGCGGGATCACCGTGCGGTCCAGCACCCAGACGCCGTACCTGACCCGGCGGGCGTTGGCCCGGCTGTTCGACCTGCCGACCGAACAGGTCCGGGTGGTCGCCGGTCGCGTCGGCGGCGGCTTCGGCGGCAAACAGGAGATGCTCGTCGAGGACGTGGTCGCCCTCGCGGCGCTGCGCACCGGGCGGCCGGTCAAACTGGAGTTCACCCGTACGGAGCAGTTCACCGCGGCCACCACCCGGCACCCGTTCGAGGTCCGGGTGAGTGTCGCCGGGCGGCGGGACGGCACGCTGACCGCGATCCGGTTGCGGGTGGTCGCCGACACCGGCGCGTACGGCAACCACGGCCCGGCCGTGCTGGCACACGGCTGCAGCGAGTCGGTGGCCGTGTACCGGTGCCCGAACAAGCAGGTCGACGGCTGGTCGGTCTACACCAACACGGTGCCGGCGGGCGCGTTTCGCGGCTACGGGCTCGGTCAGGTGTCGTTCGCGGTGGAGTCCGCCGTGGACGAACTCGCCCGCCGGCTCGGGCACGACCCGGTCGCGTTCCGGGCCGCCAACGTGATCGGGCCGCACGATCCGCTGGTCACCCCGGTCGGGCACGACGACACGGTGCAGGTGCACAGCTACGGCCTGGACCAGTGCCTGGAGCTGATCGACCGGGCCCGCCGCACCGACGCGGGCGCGGCGGCCGCCGAGGGGTGGCAGGTCGGCGAGGACCTGCCGGCCGGCGACGGGTGGCAGGTCGGCGAGGGCATGGCGGTCGCGATGATCGCCACCGGCCCGCCGGGCGGGCATCACGGCCGGGCCCGGATCACCGTCGGGGCCGACGGCGGATACCACCTGGACATCGGGATGGCGGAGTTCGGCAACGGCTCCACCACCGTGCACCGGCAGCTGGTCGCCGAGGCCCTGGCCACCACGGTGGACCGGATCCGGATACGGCAGTCGGACACCGCGCTGGTCGGCCACGACACCGGCGCGTTCGCCTCCACCGGCACCGTGGTGGCCGGCGCGGCCGCGCAGCGGGCCGCCCAGGCGTTGCGGCACCGGTTGATCGCCGCCGCCGCGCGGGCCACCGGCACCGATCCGGCCGACTGCCGGCTCGACGGGACCACCGTATGGTGCGCCGACCGACCGGTCGGCCTCGACGAACTGGCCCGCCGCGCGGCCGCCGACGGCGAACTGCTGGCCGCCGACGGACACACCGACGGGATGCGGCGGTCGGTGGCGTTCAACGTGCACTGGTTCCGGATCGCGGTGGACCCCGACAGCGGCGCGATCCGCATCCTGCGCAGCGTGCACAGCGCCGACGCCGGTACGGTGATCAACCCGATGCAGTGCCGGGGACAGATCGAAGGCGGGGTCGCCCAGGCGCTCGGTGCCGCCCTGGCCGAGGCGGTGACGATCGACGATGCCGGCCGTGTCGGCACCCCCGACCTGCGCAGCTACCACCTGCCGACGATGGCCGACGTGCCGCTGACCCAGGTGCACTTCGCCCGGACCAGCGACCCGCTCGGGCCGGCCGGCGCGAAGTCGATGAGTGAGAGCCCGTTCAACCCGGTGGCCGCCGCGCTGGCCAACGCGCTGCGCGACGCGACCGGGGTCCGTTTCACCGAGTTGCCGTTCACCCGTGACCGGGTATGGCACACGTTGCACCACGGCCACTCGGCCGACCAGTAG
- a CDS encoding FAD binding domain-containing protein: protein MPSVDLHTVSDVIAADDGDWRPGDRWLAGGSYLYSQPQPDVRRLRDLTLLGWPSLRVDDDGVEIAATCTIAELARFTPPAGWTGVGELIRRCCDALLASHKVWNVATVGGNICAALPAGPMTSLAVATGAWCAVDDLAGGRRAVPAVDFVRDVESTVLSDGEYLRSVRLPAEAGRARYAMRRASLFTHGRSAALVVGRADPDTDGWSLSVTAATRRPVLLRLAAGLTEARLREQVDDACAAAGWMDDVHGLPAWRRHRTLRLATEIRAELTAAGPTGGRR, encoded by the coding sequence ATGCCCAGCGTGGATCTGCATACCGTCTCCGACGTGATCGCCGCCGACGACGGCGACTGGCGTCCGGGTGACCGCTGGCTCGCCGGCGGCAGCTATCTCTACTCGCAGCCGCAGCCCGACGTACGTCGGCTACGCGACCTGACCCTGTTGGGCTGGCCGTCGCTGCGGGTCGACGACGACGGGGTCGAGATCGCCGCCACCTGCACCATCGCCGAACTGGCCCGGTTCACGCCCCCGGCCGGCTGGACGGGCGTCGGTGAGCTGATCCGCCGCTGCTGCGACGCGCTGCTCGCCTCACACAAGGTGTGGAACGTGGCGACGGTGGGCGGCAACATCTGCGCGGCGCTGCCCGCCGGCCCGATGACGTCCCTGGCGGTGGCGACCGGCGCGTGGTGCGCCGTCGACGACCTGGCCGGTGGGCGCCGCGCGGTGCCAGCCGTCGACTTCGTCCGCGACGTCGAGTCCACAGTCCTGTCCGACGGCGAGTATCTGCGCAGCGTACGGCTGCCGGCGGAGGCCGGGCGAGCCCGCTACGCGATGCGCCGGGCGTCGCTGTTCACCCACGGACGCTCCGCCGCGCTGGTCGTCGGCCGCGCCGATCCCGACACCGACGGGTGGTCGCTGTCGGTGACCGCCGCCACCCGCCGACCGGTCTTGCTACGACTGGCGGCGGGACTCACCGAGGCGCGGCTACGGGAACAGGTGGACGACGCCTGCGCCGCCGCCGGCTGGATGGACGACGTCCACGGGCTGCCCGCCTGGCGGCGGCACCGCACCCTGCGGCTGGCAACCGAGATACGGGCCGAACTGACCGCCGCCGGGCCGACGGGTGGGCGTCGATGA
- a CDS encoding PucR family transcriptional regulator has translation MLLADVLDKAHLKLLPLTGDDGRDRTVGRVNVIDLPNPGRYVAAADLVLTGLMWHRGPAESEVFVSALAAAGVTALGAGGALHGSVPRDLVTACRRHRIPLFEVPADVSFRDIIDDVHPTLWAQRASSLATVLGRQRGLVAAMAAGARLADLLPTVAGAIGRDCWTLTTSGRVVAGTAQLTDAVADALSRAFLTAQRLPTTVTVDGEQYSVFGVPGRAEHRLAAWLVACRGALDALPGTVDELTSVVALERAHLDEVARVEARLAGQLRAALRVPGDVAGLRAALLAARLDPDATFVAVAATLDGMRAPGTLTVAVVDEFLSRVVPDRAVALLEPDLESGALAVLALPPPMATSIGTALVAAADRMSPGLRGGRLTLGVSAPGVGAAGLGGAVEEALHAHRSAAGSASGPVSVVAAGELASHSLLLAGVPVGTRRGFRARLLGPLEAYDRDHHADLVRTLTVFLDNGGSWSRCAELLHVHVNTLRYRIHRIERLTGRNLSRFEDRVDFFLALRLAAG, from the coding sequence GTGCTGCTGGCCGACGTGCTCGACAAGGCCCACCTGAAGCTGCTCCCGCTCACCGGCGACGACGGACGGGACCGTACGGTGGGCCGGGTCAACGTCATCGACCTGCCCAACCCGGGCCGGTACGTGGCCGCCGCCGATCTGGTGCTGACCGGCCTGATGTGGCACCGGGGGCCAGCCGAGTCGGAGGTGTTCGTGTCGGCGCTGGCCGCCGCCGGGGTGACCGCGCTCGGGGCCGGCGGGGCGCTGCACGGCAGTGTCCCCCGGGATCTGGTCACGGCCTGCCGGCGGCACCGGATACCGCTGTTCGAGGTGCCGGCCGACGTGTCGTTCCGGGACATCATCGACGACGTGCACCCGACCCTGTGGGCGCAGCGGGCCAGTTCGTTGGCGACGGTGCTGGGCCGCCAGCGTGGGCTGGTCGCGGCGATGGCCGCCGGTGCACGGCTCGCCGACCTGCTGCCGACGGTGGCCGGGGCGATCGGCCGGGACTGCTGGACGTTGACCACCAGTGGGCGGGTGGTGGCCGGTACGGCGCAGCTGACCGACGCTGTCGCCGACGCGCTCAGTCGGGCCTTCCTGACAGCGCAGCGGCTGCCCACCACGGTGACGGTCGACGGCGAGCAGTACTCGGTGTTCGGGGTGCCGGGCCGGGCCGAGCATCGGCTCGCCGCGTGGCTGGTGGCCTGCCGGGGCGCGTTGGACGCGCTGCCGGGCACCGTGGACGAGTTGACCAGTGTGGTGGCGTTGGAGCGGGCCCATCTCGACGAGGTGGCCCGGGTGGAGGCCCGGCTGGCCGGGCAGTTGCGGGCAGCGCTGCGGGTGCCCGGGGACGTGGCCGGGTTGCGGGCGGCGCTGCTGGCCGCCCGCTTGGACCCGGACGCGACGTTCGTCGCGGTCGCGGCGACGTTGGACGGGATGCGCGCCCCCGGCACCTTGACGGTGGCGGTGGTCGACGAGTTCCTCAGTCGGGTGGTCCCGGACCGGGCGGTGGCGCTGCTCGAACCGGATCTCGAGTCGGGGGCCCTCGCCGTGCTGGCTCTGCCGCCACCGATGGCGACGTCGATCGGTACGGCGCTGGTCGCCGCCGCCGACCGGATGTCACCGGGCCTGCGCGGCGGCCGGCTCACCCTCGGGGTCAGCGCGCCCGGTGTCGGCGCGGCCGGTCTCGGTGGGGCGGTGGAGGAGGCGTTGCACGCCCACCGGTCCGCGGCCGGGTCCGCCTCGGGCCCGGTCAGCGTGGTCGCGGCCGGCGAACTCGCCTCGCACTCGCTGCTGCTGGCCGGGGTGCCGGTCGGCACCCGGCGCGGTTTCCGGGCCCGGTTGCTCGGGCCGCTGGAGGCCTACGACCGGGACCACCACGCCGACCTGGTCCGTACCCTCACCGTGTTCCTCGACAATGGTGGATCGTGGAGTCGCTGCGCCGAGCTGCTGCACGTGCACGTCAACACGTTGCGGTACCGGATTCACCGGATCGAGCGGTTGACCGGCCGGAACCTGAGCCGGTTCGAGGACCGGGTGGACTTCTTCCTGGCGCTGCGGCTCGCCGCCGGTTGA
- the uraD gene encoding 2-oxo-4-hydroxy-4-carboxy-5-ureidoimidazoline decarboxylase, producing the protein MDRGLDVFNTLPADDVRAQLLSCCAAPDWAAAVAAARPYRDRAALAATACEQLSGLPWPQVLAAVAAHPRIGQPPSGEGREAGWSRREQAASAGGDQHGDDAARAELVTLNDAYEQRFGYRFLIFANGRGATELAAAARRRLHHDDTAEQAVVRVELGQIAALRVGRLVDDLAPTTASNAAPISTHVLDTATGVPVPGLPVRLDVADPHVAGGWRTVATGRTDADGRLRDWAPGQAWTTGGYRLVFDVAGHLGDAGFYTEIPVAFVVHDAARHHHVPLLISPYGYTTYRGS; encoded by the coding sequence GTGGATCGCGGACTCGACGTGTTCAACACGCTGCCCGCCGACGACGTGCGCGCACAGCTGCTGAGCTGCTGCGCCGCGCCGGACTGGGCGGCCGCCGTGGCGGCGGCCCGCCCGTACCGGGACCGGGCGGCACTGGCCGCCACGGCCTGTGAACAGCTGAGCGGGTTGCCGTGGCCGCAGGTGCTCGCCGCCGTCGCCGCCCACCCGCGCATCGGACAACCGCCGTCGGGCGAGGGCCGGGAAGCCGGCTGGTCCCGCCGGGAGCAGGCCGCGTCGGCCGGCGGCGACCAGCACGGCGACGACGCCGCCCGCGCCGAGCTGGTCACCCTCAACGACGCCTACGAGCAGCGGTTCGGCTACCGGTTCCTGATCTTCGCCAACGGCCGGGGTGCCACCGAGCTGGCCGCCGCCGCCCGCCGCCGGCTGCACCACGACGACACCGCCGAACAGGCGGTGGTCCGCGTCGAGCTCGGGCAGATCGCGGCACTGCGCGTCGGCCGACTCGTCGACGACCTCGCGCCGACCACCGCCAGCAACGCCGCACCGATCTCCACCCACGTGCTGGACACCGCCACCGGCGTCCCCGTACCCGGCCTGCCGGTCCGTCTCGACGTCGCCGACCCGCACGTCGCCGGTGGCTGGCGCACCGTCGCGACCGGACGGACCGACGCCGACGGGCGGCTGCGGGACTGGGCACCGGGCCAGGCGTGGACCACCGGCGGGTACCGGCTGGTGTTCGACGTGGCCGGGCACCTCGGCGACGCCGGCTTCTACACCGAGATCCCGGTCGCCTTCGTCGTGCACGACGCCGCCCGCCACCACCACGTACCGCTGCTGATCAGCCCGTACGGCT